A single Methanocaldococcus bathoardescens DNA region contains:
- the vhuD gene encoding F420-non-reducing hydrogenase iron-sulfur subunit VhuD produces the protein MEPVIIAFCCYQUGYGAADLAGTSRMQYPTTVRIVRLPCTGKFDITYALRAFQKGADAVMVVGUKKGECAYETGNLKAEERVRFVKELLDELGIGGDRIEMYFMTAAEADKFVSAVNEMTEKLQKLGPNPLKAQ, from the coding sequence ATGGAACCAGTAATAATTGCTTTCTGCTGTTATCAATGAGGTTATGGGGCTGCTGACTTGGCAGGGACAAGTAGAATGCAATACCCTACAACCGTAAGAATCGTCAGGCTCCCTTGTACTGGTAAATTTGATATAACTTATGCTTTAAGAGCTTTCCAAAAGGGAGCCGACGCGGTTATGGTTGTAGGGTGAAAGAAAGGAGAGTGTGCTTACGAAACAGGTAACTTAAAGGCTGAGGAGAGGGTTAGGTTCGTTAAAGAATTATTGGATGAATTAGGAATCGGCGGAGACAGAATTGAAATGTACTTCATGACAGCTGCTGAAGCTGATAAGTTTGTCTCCGCCGTTAATGAAATGACCGAAAAACTCCAAAAACTCGGACCTAACCCTCTCAAAGCTCAGTAA
- the vhuG gene encoding F420-non-reducing hydrogenase subunit VhuG gives MITLAVKVGMIQLCGCSGCHISLLDLHDKLLEVLPNLEIVYAPIVADPKEIPEGIDVFLVEGGIRNEHDEHLIHEIREKSKIVIAWGTCAAYGGIPGLANLYTKEELLNTVYTTDSTDNKGEIPSEEIPALEEYVKPISDFVKVDYIIPGCPPTPKMIADAIVALLNGEEPKLPTKIVCDECPRKKDNVFPEKFKRTFEGKPDEERCLFEQGYTCLGFATRAGCGAKCPNAGVPCRGCYGKTDKSLDLGANAANVLANAGEAALAIPDKVALLNRFTLPDALINRKVK, from the coding sequence GTGATTACCTTGGCAGTTAAGGTGGGGATGATTCAGTTATGCGGATGTTCGGGATGCCACATCTCTTTATTAGATTTACACGATAAGCTATTGGAAGTTCTGCCGAATTTAGAGATTGTCTATGCTCCAATAGTTGCAGACCCTAAGGAGATTCCAGAAGGAATAGATGTGTTTTTAGTTGAGGGAGGAATAAGAAATGAACACGATGAGCATTTAATCCATGAGATAAGAGAGAAATCAAAGATTGTTATTGCATGGGGAACTTGTGCTGCTTATGGAGGTATTCCAGGTTTAGCTAACTTATATACAAAAGAAGAACTGTTAAATACAGTATATACAACTGATTCAACTGATAATAAAGGAGAAATTCCTTCTGAAGAAATTCCTGCTTTAGAAGAATATGTTAAGCCAATAAGCGATTTTGTAAAAGTTGATTACATCATCCCAGGATGTCCTCCAACACCAAAAATGATTGCTGATGCAATTGTTGCATTGTTAAATGGAGAAGAGCCAAAGTTACCAACAAAAATTGTATGTGATGAGTGTCCAAGAAAGAAAGATAATGTATTCCCAGAGAAGTTTAAGAGAACCTTTGAAGGAAAGCCTGATGAAGAAAGATGTTTATTTGAGCAAGGTTACACATGCTTAGGATTTGCTACAAGAGCCGGATGTGGAGCAAAGTGTCCAAATGCTGGAGTTCCATGTAGAGGATGTTATGGTAAGACAGATAAGTCATTAGACTTAGGAGCTAATGCAGCTAACGTATTAGCTAACGCTGGAGAGGCAGCTTTAGCAATTCCAGACAAAGTAGCTTTATTAAACAGATTCACATTGCCAGATGCGTTAATTAACAGAAAAGTAAAATAA
- the vhuA gene encoding F420-non-reducing hydrogenase Vhu subunit A has protein sequence MGKIVIEPLSRLEGHGKVTITLDENGKPKDVKLHITALRGFEQFVVGRPAEEVPRIVPRICGICQTAHHLASVKAVDAAWGVEIPEPAKKLRELMHIGNMIHSHALHFYFLAAPDFVLGVDADPAIRNVVGVVDKAPEVVKQAIALRKFGQKIVEAIGGKAIHPVTGIPGGQAKRLTEEERDELLKEVDQMIEYAKNGVELIKQINEQYMEQIKTLGVIDTWYLGLVKDGKHNFYDGTLRFLSPDGKEKVEFKPAEYLDYIGEHVVSHSYVKYPYYKKAGYPDGIYRVGPLPMLNVCDSMETPLAEEYRKEFFDIFGFPANQSLAYHHARLIEIVEACEKAKILLEDNDITSDDIKAEVEPKAGNGVGVVYAPRGVLIHNYETDENGIVVKANMIVATTHNVPTMEKAIQQAAQEIFK, from the coding sequence ATGGGGAAGATAGTAATTGAGCCCCTATCAAGATTGGAAGGGCATGGTAAGGTAACCATTACCTTAGATGAAAATGGAAAGCCAAAGGATGTTAAGTTGCATATAACAGCATTAAGGGGATTTGAGCAGTTTGTTGTTGGAAGACCAGCTGAGGAAGTTCCAAGAATTGTTCCAAGAATCTGTGGTATCTGCCAAACTGCTCACCACTTAGCGAGTGTTAAAGCAGTTGATGCTGCTTGGGGTGTAGAGATTCCAGAGCCAGCTAAGAAATTGAGAGAATTAATGCATATAGGAAATATGATTCACAGTCATGCATTACATTTCTACTTCTTAGCAGCTCCTGACTTTGTCCTTGGAGTTGATGCAGATCCAGCAATAAGAAATGTTGTTGGAGTTGTAGATAAAGCTCCTGAAGTTGTTAAGCAGGCAATTGCATTAAGAAAGTTTGGACAGAAGATTGTTGAAGCAATTGGAGGAAAGGCAATTCACCCAGTTACTGGAATTCCAGGGGGGCAAGCAAAGAGATTAACTGAAGAAGAGAGAGATGAGTTATTGAAAGAAGTAGACCAAATGATAGAATACGCTAAAAATGGAGTTGAATTAATAAAACAAATAAATGAACAATATATGGAACAAATAAAGACATTAGGGGTTATTGACACATGGTATTTAGGTTTAGTTAAAGATGGAAAGCACAACTTCTACGATGGAACTTTAAGGTTCCTCTCACCAGATGGAAAAGAGAAGGTTGAATTTAAACCAGCTGAATATTTAGATTACATAGGAGAGCATGTAGTCTCTCACAGCTATGTTAAATATCCATACTACAAAAAAGCTGGATATCCAGATGGTATTTACAGAGTAGGGCCTTTACCAATGTTAAACGTCTGTGATTCAATGGAAACACCATTAGCAGAAGAATATAGAAAAGAATTCTTTGACATCTTTGGATTCCCAGCAAATCAGTCATTAGCTTACCACCACGCAAGATTGATAGAGATAGTTGAGGCTTGTGAGAAAGCAAAGATATTATTGGAAGATAATGATATTACATCAGATGATATTAAAGCTGAAGTTGAGCCAAAAGCTGGAAACGGTGTTGGAGTAGTTTACGCTCCAAGAGGGGTTTTAATCCACAACTACGAAACTGATGAGAATGGAATTGTTGTTAAAGCAAATATGATTGTTGCTACAACCCACAATGTCCCAACAATGGAAAAAGCTATTCAACAGGCAGCTCAAGAAATCTTCAAATAA